From Kiritimatiellales bacterium, a single genomic window includes:
- a CDS encoding HEAT repeat domain-containing protein, producing the protein MKKLTHSESALARRLAASALGKLAGIIPPAPAVKVLHPLLSDVHPQVRQYTAKALGAFGAHAKDVLPDLRDMLKNPVEKDYVKRSVTTAGKTIREAVRIAEEKIVHHCRRCGVKLMPDEYARSQKAFQRSFCDHCFDEMFLGRRNFETKVELQKTIRAKDGALVQSVGEQQICEILTGEKIEYRYDERFRILNGYAIRPDFYLPEFDVYIEYRGMDTADYKIGMLKKQKLYQQQDKKLIPLYPADRPYLREMLLSKLEKLK; encoded by the coding sequence TTGAAAAAATTAACGCATTCGGAGTCTGCGCTTGCCCGGCGGCTGGCGGCATCGGCGCTGGGAAAACTTGCTGGAATTATTCCGCCGGCACCGGCGGTAAAAGTGTTGCATCCGCTGCTTTCAGATGTTCATCCGCAAGTCCGGCAGTATACCGCCAAAGCGCTCGGCGCATTCGGCGCGCATGCCAAAGATGTTCTGCCGGATTTGCGCGATATGTTGAAAAATCCGGTGGAAAAGGATTATGTAAAACGTTCGGTGACAACTGCCGGAAAAACAATCCGTGAAGCGGTACGAATTGCGGAAGAAAAAATTGTACATCATTGCCGGCGCTGCGGTGTAAAGCTGATGCCGGACGAATATGCACGCTCTCAAAAAGCGTTTCAGCGTTCGTTCTGCGATCATTGTTTCGACGAGATGTTTCTCGGCCGCCGGAATTTTGAAACAAAAGTTGAACTGCAGAAAACAATTCGTGCGAAAGACGGAGCACTGGTTCAGTCCGTCGGTGAACAGCAGATTTGTGAAATTCTTACCGGCGAAAAAATTGAATACCGCTATGACGAACGGTTTCGCATTCTCAACGGTTATGCCATTCGTCCGGATTTTTATCTGCCGGAATTTGATGTGTATATTGAATACCGGGGCATGGACACCGCCGATTATAAAATCGGTATGCTGAAAAAGCAGAAATTGTATCAGCAGCAGGATAAGAAACTGATTCCTCTTTATCCCGCCGACCGACCGTACCTGCGCGAAATGCTCCTGTCAAAACTGGAAAAATTGAAATAA
- a CDS encoding type ISP restriction/modification enzyme, protein MASNAVLNYLNEIERKMSAGIATEHTHRPALQKLIESLDSNIQAVNEPRRIACGAPDILISRKKFTLGYIETKDIGISLNEAAKSEQLKRYFHALENLILTDYLEFRWYVNGELRQVVRAGNFTGEKIRADVSGAEDVAALLHGFLKYKPQTIRHPKELAVRMANLAHMVRDIIVKAFEQDKASDMLKDWRSAFAQTLMHDLERPERTGDFADMFAQTIAYGLFSARVLDPTPDTFSRQEAQALIPKSNPFLRNFFYQITGPALDDEPFAPFVDDLVAVLAHTDMTRVLKDFGVSKKTRDPVFHFYETFLAEYDPALREKRGVYYTPDPVVSYIVRSVDHILKIKFKCPEGLADSSKVKLPNWRPEKRTKKDAMRKTDECHRVLILDPACGTGTFLYDIIGLIRNQFIERNDAGMWPGYVKGSLLPRLFGFELMMAPYAIAHFKLSLQLAGRDLLQLQEQSWKYEMEEGNRLNIFLTNTLEDMHEMSGLPLFARWIAAETEAANAVKRDLPIMVICGNPPYSGHSENNGKWISDLINDYKFVAGQPLGERNSKWLQDDYVKFIRFAQWRLDQSGSGVLAFISNNGYLDNPTFRGMRWSLMQSFNDIYILNLHGLSNVKKQGFDESDENVFDIQQGVCIGIFVKQSDSNRKCQIHYAEIIGRRDKKYARLNKDDVSKTKWIKVSPHDPLYFFIPQDENLRNEYDFGVLLPDIFIKQSMGVATARDELTVAWTADELLQRIRMFSELPAEDARKLFNLGKDARDWKVLFAQQDVLQTKCSESLIAEYVYRPFDTRATYYTGKTKGFLCMPRADVMCHLNGKHNKALCFVRRSRENVLSNYFVASSVVDKTLLSSADNANVAPLYLYPNTSEFSFGAEKRKPNLSEKFIKEFSEKLNLKFIPEGQGDCKKTFGPEDVFYYIYAILHSPTYRTRYADFLKIDFPRVPLTSDKKLFASLVKLGSKLSAFHLMEAPELNKPTTAFPVAGNNEVEKGFPKFNVDATPSSRSVQKEKSTGDVASALGCVYINKTQYFDGVPSNVWNFTIGGYQVCEKWLKDRRGRELSHDDLQHYKKIVAALGMTIELMQKIDETIPAWPVQ, encoded by the coding sequence ATGGCGAGCAATGCGGTTCTTAATTATCTGAATGAAATTGAACGAAAAATGTCTGCCGGTATTGCAACGGAACATACGCACCGTCCGGCGCTTCAAAAACTGATTGAGTCTCTTGATTCAAATATTCAGGCCGTGAATGAACCGCGCCGGATTGCATGCGGTGCTCCTGATATTCTAATTTCCAGAAAAAAATTCACACTTGGTTATATCGAAACAAAAGATATCGGCATTTCATTAAATGAGGCAGCAAAAAGCGAACAGCTTAAACGTTATTTCCATGCGCTTGAAAATTTGATTCTTACCGATTATCTGGAGTTTCGCTGGTATGTAAACGGTGAATTACGGCAGGTTGTCCGTGCCGGGAATTTTACAGGCGAGAAAATACGCGCTGATGTTTCCGGCGCTGAAGATGTTGCCGCACTATTGCATGGGTTCTTGAAATATAAGCCGCAGACAATCCGGCATCCGAAAGAGCTTGCCGTGCGTATGGCGAATCTGGCGCACATGGTTCGTGACATCATCGTAAAAGCATTTGAACAGGACAAGGCCTCTGACATGCTTAAAGACTGGCGGTCTGCATTTGCACAGACATTGATGCATGACCTGGAGCGTCCGGAGCGTACCGGCGATTTCGCAGATATGTTTGCACAGACAATTGCTTACGGATTGTTTTCCGCCCGTGTGCTTGATCCGACTCCTGACACATTTTCGCGACAGGAAGCACAGGCGCTGATTCCGAAATCAAATCCGTTTCTCAGAAACTTTTTCTATCAAATCACCGGGCCGGCGCTGGATGATGAGCCGTTCGCGCCGTTTGTTGACGATCTGGTTGCCGTTCTTGCTCACACAGACATGACCCGTGTCCTGAAAGATTTCGGTGTATCAAAGAAAACACGCGACCCGGTATTCCATTTCTATGAGACATTTCTGGCAGAATATGATCCGGCATTGCGCGAAAAACGCGGCGTTTATTATACGCCGGACCCGGTCGTTTCGTACATCGTCCGTTCAGTTGATCACATCCTGAAAATAAAATTCAAATGTCCGGAGGGACTGGCCGACAGCTCAAAAGTTAAGCTTCCGAACTGGCGACCGGAAAAACGCACGAAGAAAGATGCGATGCGTAAAACCGATGAATGTCACCGGGTTCTCATCCTCGATCCCGCCTGCGGAACTGGCACGTTTCTTTACGACATTATCGGCTTGATCCGTAATCAGTTTATCGAACGCAACGATGCCGGCATGTGGCCCGGTTATGTAAAAGGGTCGCTTCTTCCGCGCCTTTTCGGATTTGAATTGATGATGGCGCCGTATGCGATAGCACACTTTAAACTCAGTTTGCAGCTTGCAGGCCGCGATCTTCTGCAACTTCAAGAACAGAGCTGGAAGTATGAAATGGAAGAGGGTAACCGCCTCAATATCTTTCTAACGAATACGCTCGAAGACATGCATGAAATGAGCGGATTGCCGCTTTTTGCCCGCTGGATTGCGGCGGAAACTGAAGCCGCCAACGCAGTCAAACGCGACTTGCCTATCATGGTCATTTGCGGCAATCCGCCGTATTCAGGGCATTCCGAAAACAATGGAAAATGGATTTCAGATTTAATCAACGATTATAAATTTGTTGCCGGCCAACCGCTCGGTGAAAGAAATTCAAAATGGCTGCAGGACGACTATGTAAAATTTATCCGTTTTGCACAATGGCGGCTTGACCAGAGCGGAAGCGGTGTGCTGGCGTTTATTTCCAACAACGGTTATCTGGATAATCCGACTTTTCGCGGCATGCGCTGGTCGCTCATGCAGAGTTTTAATGATATCTATATTCTTAATTTACATGGGCTATCCAATGTTAAAAAACAGGGATTTGATGAAAGTGATGAAAATGTATTTGATATTCAACAAGGTGTTTGCATCGGAATTTTTGTTAAACAATCGGATTCGAATCGGAAATGTCAGATTCATTATGCCGAGATAATTGGAAGACGAGACAAAAAATATGCTCGTTTAAATAAAGACGATGTTTCGAAAACTAAATGGATAAAAGTCAGTCCACACGATCCTTTATATTTTTTCATTCCACAGGATGAAAACCTTCGGAATGAATATGATTTTGGTGTTTTATTGCCTGATATCTTCATAAAGCAATCTATGGGTGTTGCAACTGCGCGAGATGAATTGACTGTTGCGTGGACAGCAGATGAGCTTTTGCAACGAATCCGGATGTTTTCAGAATTGCCTGCAGAGGACGCTCGCAAGCTGTTCAATCTAGGAAAAGATGCTCGCGACTGGAAGGTGCTTTTCGCTCAGCAAGATGTATTACAGACAAAATGCTCGGAGTCGTTAATTGCAGAGTATGTGTATCGACCGTTTGATACTCGAGCCACTTATTATACCGGGAAAACCAAAGGCTTTCTTTGTATGCCAAGAGCAGATGTTATGTGCCATTTAAATGGAAAACATAATAAAGCTTTATGTTTTGTACGCCGCAGTCGGGAGAATGTGTTGTCAAATTATTTTGTCGCAAGCAGTGTTGTAGACAAAACATTATTATCTTCTGCCGATAACGCAAATGTTGCACCTCTTTATCTTTATCCTAATACCAGTGAGTTCAGTTTTGGCGCTGAAAAACGGAAGCCGAATTTATCTGAAAAATTCATCAAGGAGTTCAGCGAAAAACTGAATTTAAAATTTATTCCGGAAGGGCAGGGTGATTGTAAGAAAACATTCGGGCCGGAAGATGTGTTTTATTACATTTATGCAATTCTTCATTCTCCAACGTATCGAACACGTTATGCCGATTTCTTGAAAATCGATTTCCCTCGCGTTCCGCTAACATCCGATAAAAAACTGTTTGCTTCACTGGTTAAGCTCGGCAGCAAGCTGTCAGCATTTCATTTGATGGAAGCGCCGGAACTGAATAAGCCAACAACGGCGTTCCCTGTCGCCGGCAACAATGAGGTCGAAAAAGGGTTCCCGAAATTCAACGTAGACGCGACGCCCTCGTCGCGTTCCGTACAAAAAGAGAAATCCACCGGAGACGTCGCATCTGCATTGGGTTGCGTTTATATTAATAAAACACAGTATTTCGACGGGGTGCCTTCCAATGTCTGGAATTTTACGATCGGCGGCTATCAGGTTTGCGAAAAGTGGCTGAAAGACCGGCGTGGACGTGAACTTTCGCACGACGATCTTCAGCATTATAAAAAAATTGTCGCAGCACTCGGGATGACGATTGAACTGATGCAAAAGATTGATGAAACAATTCCTGCGTGGCCGGTTCAGTAA
- a CDS encoding sugar phosphate nucleotidyltransferase: MSEHFAVIMAGGRGERFWPLSTSQHPKQLLALVGDQPLIAQAVERLNGLVPPENIFVVTNADLMDATRAAAPMLPPENIVGEPVGRDTAAAVACGGALVAAKNPEAVFAVLTADQVMGDLDVFRATLRGGMELAQQNDILVTIGIQPAFPSTGFGYIESGEDFSTVENVEFRKAVRFVEKPDEERARRYLATGRFYWNSGMFIWSVKSLQKAFAAHCPEMKILMDELIPFAVRGEIFAGLKKTYPALKKISVDYALMEKADNIVMACGTFAWDDVGSWPALEAHFPQDAGGNTLIGECKQIDSKNNIIYSKDRLTAVIGAENLIVVQADGVTLVCPRDRAQDIKQMVTALREKGSFEELL, translated from the coding sequence ATGTCAGAACATTTTGCAGTGATTATGGCGGGGGGCAGGGGCGAGCGGTTCTGGCCGCTGAGTACGTCGCAGCATCCGAAGCAGCTGCTGGCACTGGTGGGCGATCAACCGCTGATTGCACAGGCGGTGGAGCGGTTGAACGGTCTGGTGCCGCCGGAAAATATTTTTGTGGTGACAAATGCGGATTTAATGGATGCGACGCGCGCGGCGGCGCCGATGCTGCCGCCGGAAAATATTGTCGGTGAACCGGTCGGGCGCGACACAGCGGCGGCGGTGGCGTGCGGCGGTGCGCTGGTTGCGGCCAAAAATCCGGAGGCGGTGTTTGCTGTGCTGACAGCGGATCAGGTGATGGGCGATCTGGATGTTTTTCGTGCGACGCTGCGCGGCGGAATGGAGTTGGCGCAGCAGAATGATATTTTGGTAACGATTGGTATTCAACCGGCGTTTCCCAGTACGGGATTCGGTTATATCGAATCCGGGGAAGATTTTTCCACTGTGGAGAATGTTGAGTTTCGCAAGGCGGTGCGGTTCGTTGAAAAACCGGATGAAGAACGCGCGCGGCGGTATTTGGCAACCGGCAGGTTTTACTGGAATTCCGGCATGTTTATCTGGTCGGTGAAGTCGCTGCAAAAAGCATTCGCGGCGCACTGTCCGGAGATGAAAATCTTAATGGATGAGCTGATTCCGTTTGCGGTGCGCGGCGAAATTTTTGCGGGACTGAAAAAAACCTATCCGGCGCTGAAAAAAATTTCAGTGGATTATGCGCTGATGGAGAAAGCGGATAATATTGTGATGGCGTGCGGTACGTTTGCGTGGGACGATGTCGGTTCGTGGCCGGCGCTGGAAGCTCATTTCCCGCAGGACGCCGGCGGCAATACACTGATTGGCGAATGCAAGCAGATTGATTCCAAAAATAATATCATTTATTCAAAAGACCGTTTGACGGCGGTGATCGGCGCTGAAAATCTGATTGTGGTTCAGGCCGACGGCGTGACGCTGGTGTGTCCGCGCGACCGTGCGCAGGACATCAAGCAGATGGTAACGGCATTAAGAGAAAAAGGTTCATTTGAAGAACTGCTTTGA
- the ruvX gene encoding Holliday junction resolvase RuvX, with translation MGRVLGIDYGDVRIGIALSDETAFLASSFCMIKNSCTALDEIAALIAEHAVEKIVIGLPRNMDGSYGPATEKVRAFIEKLKEKILIPVFEWDERLSTVSAHNALREAGLDGKRRKEVVDKIAAQIILQNWLDAQ, from the coding sequence ATGGGACGTGTGCTTGGAATTGATTATGGCGATGTGCGTATCGGCATTGCGCTGAGCGATGAAACGGCGTTTCTGGCATCGTCATTTTGCATGATTAAAAACAGCTGCACCGCACTGGATGAAATTGCGGCGCTGATTGCAGAACACGCCGTTGAAAAAATTGTGATCGGTCTGCCGCGCAATATGGACGGCTCCTACGGTCCGGCGACGGAAAAGGTGCGCGCGTTTATTGAAAAGCTGAAAGAAAAAATTCTGATACCGGTATTCGAATGGGATGAGCGGTTGAGTACGGTGAGCGCACATAACGCACTGCGTGAAGCGGGGCTGGATGGAAAGCGGCGCAAAGAGGTGGTGGATAAAATCGCGGCGCAGATTATTTTACAAAACTGGCTGGATGCGCAGTGA
- the coaE gene encoding dephospho-CoA kinase (Dephospho-CoA kinase (CoaE) performs the final step in coenzyme A biosynthesis.) has protein sequence MGSSVSIIIGITGGIACGKSEAGRVLSAEGFKVLDCDVLAHELMSSGRPVYSRVVAQFGKDILADDGEIDRRKLGTRVFKNPDELTALNRMVHPAVLTAAKEWVAACRAADEDAAVLVPLLFEVNWTDGWDATVCIIAPENQAVEQLQHQRGFNEDEARRRMAAQMPLDEKAAKSDFVIWNDSTLESFRNKMIDLAECVRSRKKREQP, from the coding sequence ATGGGTTCGTCAGTTTCTATTATTATTGGAATTACCGGCGGTATTGCCTGCGGTAAATCGGAAGCCGGCCGTGTACTTTCTGCAGAAGGATTCAAGGTACTGGACTGCGATGTTCTGGCGCATGAATTGATGAGCAGCGGACGCCCGGTGTACAGCCGGGTGGTGGCACAGTTTGGAAAAGATATTCTGGCAGATGACGGTGAAATTGATCGACGGAAACTCGGTACACGGGTTTTTAAAAATCCGGACGAGCTGACGGCGCTGAACCGGATGGTTCATCCGGCGGTACTAACGGCGGCCAAAGAATGGGTCGCCGCATGTCGCGCAGCCGATGAAGATGCCGCGGTGCTGGTTCCGCTGCTGTTCGAAGTGAACTGGACGGATGGCTGGGACGCAACAGTCTGCATCATAGCGCCGGAGAATCAGGCAGTGGAGCAGTTGCAGCATCAACGCGGATTCAATGAGGATGAGGCGCGCCGGCGGATGGCCGCGCAGATGCCGCTGGATGAAAAAGCGGCGAAATCAGATTTCGTAATTTGGAATGACAGTACATTGGAGTCGTTTCGCAATAAAATGATCGATTTAGCAGAATGTGTACGCAGCAGGAAAAAAAGGGAACAGCCATGA
- the rho gene encoding transcription termination factor Rho, with amino-acid sequence MPTLKLFELQKAEVPALKRLAEQYEVEEPAGLRKHDLIFEILKTHIRWGNEAVCRGILEVLPDKFGFLRSSENNYLPNPEDIYVSPSQIRRFGLRTGDMLEGSIRSPKSKERFFALASVDVVNNKTPEENRNRIPFENLTPLFPDKRLVLEIGPDEIAMRVMDLATPIGKGQRGLIVAPPRTGKTVLMQKIANSISQNNPEAKLIILLIDERPEEVTDMQRTTKAEVLFSTFDEHPERHVSVAEIVIEMAKRRVENGEDVIILLDSITRLARAYNTVQPHSGKILSGGVDANALHKPKRFFGAARNIEGGGSLTIISTALIETGSRMDEVIFEEFKGTGNMELVLDRDLVGKRIFPAINIEKSGTRKEELLLHKEELARVWTLRKALKDVPAVETMELLINRLKKTKSNAEFLMTLNG; translated from the coding sequence ATGCCAACGCTTAAGCTGTTTGAACTGCAGAAAGCCGAGGTTCCGGCGCTCAAGCGGCTTGCGGAACAATATGAAGTGGAAGAGCCGGCCGGACTCCGCAAACACGATCTGATTTTTGAAATTTTAAAAACGCATATCCGCTGGGGCAACGAAGCGGTTTGCCGCGGCATTCTTGAAGTGCTGCCGGATAAATTCGGTTTTCTCCGTTCGTCGGAGAACAATTATCTGCCGAATCCAGAAGATATTTATGTTTCGCCGTCGCAAATCCGGCGTTTTGGACTGCGCACCGGCGATATGCTGGAAGGCAGCATCCGCTCACCGAAATCCAAAGAACGCTTTTTTGCGCTTGCGTCGGTGGATGTGGTAAACAACAAAACACCGGAAGAAAACCGCAACCGCATCCCGTTCGAAAACCTTACACCGCTGTTTCCCGACAAACGCCTTGTGCTTGAAATCGGACCGGATGAAATTGCCATGCGCGTGATGGATCTGGCAACGCCGATCGGCAAAGGCCAGCGCGGATTGATTGTGGCGCCGCCGCGTACCGGCAAGACTGTACTTATGCAGAAAATTGCCAACAGCATTTCGCAGAATAATCCCGAAGCAAAACTTATCATTCTGCTGATTGATGAACGTCCGGAAGAGGTGACGGACATGCAGCGCACAACCAAAGCGGAAGTGCTCTTCTCAACATTTGATGAACATCCGGAGCGTCACGTTTCTGTCGCTGAAATCGTGATTGAAATGGCGAAACGCCGTGTTGAAAACGGTGAAGATGTTATCATTCTGCTTGATAGTATCACACGTCTTGCGCGCGCCTATAATACCGTTCAGCCGCACAGCGGAAAAATTCTTTCCGGCGGCGTCGATGCCAATGCGCTGCATAAACCGAAACGCTTCTTCGGCGCCGCACGTAACATTGAAGGCGGCGGAAGTTTAACCATTATCTCCACCGCGCTCATCGAAACCGGCAGCCGCATGGATGAAGTTATTTTCGAAGAGTTCAAAGGCACCGGTAATATGGAACTTGTTCTGGATCGCGACCTCGTCGGTAAACGGATCTTCCCGGCGATCAATATTGAGAAAAGCGGTACACGCAAAGAAGAGCTGCTGCTGCACAAAGAAGAGCTCGCGCGCGTCTGGACGCTTCGTAAAGCGCTCAAAGATGTGCCGGCGGTCGAAACGATGGAGCTGCTCATCAACCGCCTGAAAAAGACGAAGAGCAACGCCGAATTTTTGATGACGCTTAACGGCTGA
- a CDS encoding toprim domain-containing protein — MAGENKKHIYDESKIKTLSSLEHIRTRAGMYIGRTGNGSHYDDGIYILLKEIVDNAIDEFIMGHGKRVEITIEDDTVNVRDYGRGIPLGKVIECVSRINTGAKYNDDVFQFSVGLNGVGTKAVNALSSYFVVRSHRDGEFVEARFAQGILEDEEAGSATGEENGTFISFSPDPEIFKQYKFRDDHIERRLRFYSYLNAGLVIVFNDRKIVSQGGLLDLIADESEYEKVYEPFHYRDKMLEFAFTHTNRFSEDYYSFVNGQFTNDGGTHLSAFREGLLKAVNEYSDGKFDGDDVREGILGAVAIRLKDPVFESQTKNKLGNTEIRSDLVANVKKAVVELLHRNKPEADRLIEKIKDSQRLRKDLQQVKRLARERSKTVSIRVPQLKDCKHHFNKDKNTHGNTMIFITEGQSAAGSLVSCRDVNTQAIFTLRGKPLNVCDASKEALYKNIEFYNLMRSLNIEESVAGLRYGHVVLATDADVDGLHIRNLMITMFLRFFEPLVRDGHLKILETPLFRVRNKKETLYCYSEKERDAAMDKLGKNAEVTRFKGLGEISPGEFKAFIGKEMKLTPVVIDEEYGIPEVLTFYMGKNTQDRRTYIMDNLVVDEEIL; from the coding sequence ATGGCTGGTGAGAATAAAAAGCATATTTATGACGAGAGTAAGATCAAAACACTGTCGTCGCTGGAGCATATCCGGACCCGCGCGGGAATGTACATCGGGCGCACCGGGAACGGGAGTCATTACGACGACGGAATTTATATTCTGCTGAAAGAGATCGTTGATAATGCCATTGACGAATTTATTATGGGGCACGGCAAACGGGTCGAAATCACAATCGAAGACGACACGGTGAATGTGCGCGACTATGGCCGCGGCATACCGCTCGGTAAAGTCATCGAATGCGTTTCGCGGATTAATACCGGCGCAAAATATAATGACGATGTATTTCAGTTCAGCGTCGGTTTAAACGGAGTCGGCACAAAAGCGGTGAATGCACTGTCGAGCTATTTCGTGGTCCGCTCACACCGTGACGGCGAGTTTGTTGAAGCGCGTTTTGCACAGGGTATTCTTGAAGATGAAGAAGCAGGCAGCGCAACTGGCGAGGAGAACGGCACGTTCATCAGTTTTTCGCCGGATCCGGAAATTTTTAAGCAGTATAAATTCCGCGATGATCATATCGAGCGCCGGCTGCGTTTTTATTCCTATCTGAACGCCGGTCTGGTGATCGTATTTAACGACCGGAAAATTGTTTCGCAGGGCGGGCTGCTGGATCTGATTGCTGATGAGAGCGAATACGAGAAGGTGTATGAGCCGTTTCATTACCGCGACAAAATGCTGGAATTTGCTTTCACACACACCAACCGCTTCAGTGAAGATTATTATTCGTTTGTGAACGGTCAGTTTACGAACGATGGCGGCACGCATCTGAGCGCTTTCCGCGAAGGCCTGCTGAAAGCGGTGAATGAATATTCTGACGGAAAATTTGACGGTGACGATGTGCGCGAGGGGATTCTCGGCGCGGTAGCCATCCGGCTGAAAGATCCGGTATTCGAATCGCAGACAAAAAATAAACTGGGCAATACCGAAATCCGTTCCGATCTCGTGGCGAATGTAAAAAAAGCGGTAGTGGAGCTGCTGCACCGCAATAAACCGGAAGCGGACAGGCTGATTGAAAAAATTAAAGACAGCCAGCGGCTGCGTAAAGATTTGCAGCAGGTGAAACGGCTGGCACGTGAACGGTCAAAAACCGTCTCCATCCGTGTGCCGCAGTTAAAGGATTGTAAGCACCACTTTAATAAAGACAAGAACACGCACGGCAATACAATGATTTTCATCACCGAAGGCCAGTCGGCTGCCGGTTCGCTGGTGAGCTGTCGCGATGTGAATACGCAGGCCATTTTTACACTGCGCGGCAAGCCGTTGAACGTGTGCGATGCCAGCAAGGAAGCGCTGTATAAAAATATTGAATTTTACAATCTGATGCGCAGTTTGAACATTGAAGAGTCGGTCGCCGGACTCCGTTACGGTCATGTGGTTCTTGCCACCGACGCCGACGTCGACGGCCTGCACATTCGCAACCTGATGATTACAATGTTTCTGCGTTTCTTTGAACCGCTGGTGCGCGACGGACATTTAAAAATTCTTGAGACGCCGCTCTTTCGCGTGCGGAATAAAAAAGAGACGCTCTACTGCTATTCCGAAAAAGAGCGCGATGCCGCAATGGATAAACTTGGCAAAAACGCAGAGGTGACACGCTTTAAAGGACTCGGCGAAATTTCACCGGGCGAATTCAAGGCATTCATCGGTAAAGAGATGAAGCTGACGCCGGTGGTGATTGATGAAGAGTACGGGATTCCGGAAGTGCTCACGTTTTACATGGGTAAAAATACGCAGGACCGCCGGACGTATATCATGGATAACCTTGTTGTGGATGAAGAAATTTTATGA